From Rhodospirillaceae bacterium, a single genomic window includes:
- a CDS encoding heavy metal-responsive transcriptional regulator — protein sequence MTITIGKLAKAAGVKIDTIRYYERQGLIEPARRTEAGYRQFDRDAIRRVMFIRTAQSVGFTLSEIMRLINFDGSSQATAADVLKATEAKIEAHTKKMQELRKLKKTLMHIAQLCPGDETPASECPILDFFYPDDATSLLALKEIENDA from the coding sequence ATGACTATTACGATCGGAAAGCTGGCCAAAGCAGCGGGAGTGAAAATTGATACGATCCGATACTACGAACGGCAAGGTCTAATTGAACCTGCTCGGAGAACTGAAGCGGGTTATCGGCAGTTTGATCGTGATGCGATACGTCGCGTCATGTTTATTCGAACGGCTCAATCTGTAGGCTTTACGTTGAGTGAGATTATGAGGCTCATAAACTTTGATGGTTCCAGTCAAGCCACCGCCGCTGATGTGCTCAAAGCGACCGAAGCGAAGATTGAGGCTCATACAAAAAAAATGCAGGAACTACGAAAGCTCAAGAAAACTCTGATGCATATAGCCCAGCTTTGTCCAGGGGATGAAACGCCTGCTTCTGAGTGTCCCATCCTAGATTTCTTTTACCCAGATGACGCTACCTCTTTGCTCGCACTAAAG